In one window of Burkholderia cenocepacia DNA:
- a CDS encoding DNA polymerase III subunit chi, with amino-acid sequence MTRIDFHSNVGDSLAYACRLLRKAYQARQPVVVLAEPARLRALDERLWTFSPLDFIPHCGVDSEHAAGTPIVLAADLDRAPHHHVLLNLGATVPAQFARFERLLEVVGNAPDELAAGRDRYRFYRDRGYALNNYKQGG; translated from the coding sequence ATGACGCGGATCGATTTCCACTCGAACGTCGGCGATTCGCTCGCGTACGCGTGCCGGCTGCTGCGCAAGGCCTATCAGGCCAGGCAGCCGGTCGTCGTGCTCGCCGAGCCCGCACGCCTGCGCGCGCTCGACGAGCGGCTCTGGACGTTCTCGCCGCTCGATTTCATCCCGCATTGCGGCGTCGACAGCGAGCATGCAGCCGGCACGCCGATCGTGCTGGCCGCCGATCTCGACCGTGCGCCGCATCATCACGTGCTGCTGAACCTCGGCGCGACCGTGCCCGCGCAGTTCGCCCGCTTCGAGCGCCTGCTCGAGGTGGTCGGCAACGCGCCGGACGAGCTGGCTGCGGGCCGCGACCGCTACCGGTTCTATCGCGACCGCGGTTACGCGCTGAACAACTACAAGCAGGGCGGCTAG